The sequence GAGAGTAGGGCTTGGACTGTATAATTCTAGAGAGATGTTGAATTTTATAGTGGAGGAATTGGGCCGAAGGTTGCTTTATAATACCTTTTCAGTAGGTTATAGTATGTGTACCAAGAATGCCATCCACAATTTTcttaaagtcttttttttttttttttcaattgaagtCTACTTAAGTGTTTACTTAGAATAAATAGAAGATTTGTTTAACTTCAGAAAGCTATTTTTTGTAAACTTTTGTCTCCAttccttttttggtttttaaagtGCCCAATGTTCATTGCAATATTTCTAATCTTTATTAGACGGATATGATATTTAGAGGTTTTTAGCTTTGTATAGACCAGTTGAAGATTTCCAATTATACTACCTCTCTAGAAGTGAGATACTACTATGTGCCACTTTTGAAAGtatgaaaatttcaataaaattaaaactggaaatcaatttatattttgtacaaGTGTTTATATTAGTTACAAGGAAGCTATATACTAAGCTGTGCTGACTTTAGCTTGCAGACAAGGCTATACAATTTTCTTTGATAACATGGGACTTGTTTTTTAGTTGGTTGTCTTATCTCTGGTTCTTTTTGGACAAATAGTAGTGGAAGGGTTGATTATGCAGAACTTTGCTTTATTTTTAGTCTGGTtcaatcaaaacccagaaaagtGATTATATGTTCCTACTAATTGATTAGCTCTTGTACTAATTGAATTGCACTCTGGCCATAAATGAgtaatgattttctttttggtgttaCCTTTTACttttagataatatttttgCCCATACTTTTTGGACCAATGGTACCCCAAAGGGGTAGCACAATAAACTGGAAACTGCTACTCATAAAGTGGAGGTCACTAGTTTATTGCATTTCCCTTCCAATTGGGATCTAAAATCtatggaaaagagagaaaaggttTTTGAACCAAATGGCATCTCCCCTTTGCATGAACAAGGGGTGGATCATGAATAGTGAGGTCAGAGGTTTAATCCCATTCGGAGTGTTTGTTATATTTAAAATGGGTGGTTACGCAATCTGATCCCACTTAAAGTGGTGTCCTGGGGGTTATATTTACCTTGAATAAAATATGGTTGAACAGTTTTGAAGTGAAAATGTAGTTGCATGTTGGCATATTAGATTGATAATGATTTAATATTTGACTAGAATGGAAGGATTTGAAGTGGGTTGGATCATATGCACAAGTCATATTGTTTGCAGTTTTCCTGATTGTTTTTCATGTACATGATCCCCTAGAATCTTCTTCAACATCTTTTTTGTGGTTTGAGAGAGCTGATTCAGGATCTGCTGCTTGCCTTGTAAGGCTTGTAGTGCTAGTGACCATAAAATTGACTATCTAATTGGGGTTTTATCACATGTAACATCTAGTCTCAATTTGCCTTGATCTCTGTATGCTGCAATGAATTGCGATGTGATcggaatatatttttcttccttcagGCTGAAAGTGCAATTGCTGCTCTCAACTGTAGTGGAGTTGTTCTAGGTTCATTGCCGATTAGGTTGGACTGCTTTCTCCTTTGTTACTCATCCTGAATTTACTTTTAGAGAATTTTTTGTATCATACCTTTTGCTTTGTTTatctaattgatttttggtgttgtGTATGATCAGGGTTAGCCCATCAAAGACACCTGTGCGCCCTCGTGCTCCTCGTCTTCCCATGCATTAAATCAATCATCTTTGGCACCCGAGAATGATTTACCGTTCCagtttaaatatatttaaatacacacacacatcatGTAAAGATTTCCATCTCTGGTTGtctgtttaatatatatacttgtCCACTGCGGCCATGCTATGATATCTTTTGTTATCATAGGgttaatattttgtttattctaGCATATATAGAGTTGGATAGAATCTCTGAGGCTTTAAAAGATTTCATGTATTTGCTCGTTAATATGGATTTGGATTTTCCGTAGATTAAGCAATGCTAAGTTTATTACTCATGAAAGTCTTTTTGTGACACTATTGAAATGGTCCCTTTTTTTCTGCAAAGttatttgaagatatatttCAAAGATAGCTTGCCAGTCACATGGTTGGCTTGGTGTGCAAATAAACACGCTAACACATTAGTCTATAAGTTTTTGATTTTACACAAGGTGATTCACATTCGgtattctctttctctctcattgttGTTTGAGAATTCATGTCATACTGATTCTGCATTATGTTGCTTTAAACCTATCTTGTGCTGCCCATTTATTAGAATGGTATGCCCGTTGTAACTAGCTGTCGATTGTCTCTTCAGAACATATTGATTTGCCAAATTCGAGTAATTAGGATGTTGTGGGAACACTTTCTGTGCAATTAAACCAATTTTTGGATAGCTTATTTAGCTTAAAAGTTAAGGATAAAGTAGTGTTTTTACTTATGAAATGATGAGGTTTTAAGAAGCTGTACCTAGTCAAAAGAGTTAGAAAATAAGTTTAGCCAAGCATAAGCTGTTGAAATAAAGCGTAGTACTATTGATAATACATCCATATGATTATATTATTATACTGTTAAGGTCTATTCAAGGTGGAAGTCTTCTtctcacaaaaacaaaataaattagtaGTCTAGAATGTGTAGGCACGATTTCGAAATCTGTCTGCATGCATATATGATATAACTCTGTTCCAAGAGGAGTTTAGCTTATTGCTCTTTATCCATGGCGTGTAGGGATTCTATGGAAGGCTTAAAGGTGTAGCATGCATCTCACTGATTTGCCGTCTATAAGCAACTGAAATGCTTCGTTTATCTTCTCAAATGGAAGCTCATGTGTAATAAACTCTTCTAAATTCACCACCTGAAATTGACCCCATAGCACAAACGTTAAGATTGATGctataatcataaaaaaaaattattaagcaTTAACATTCCTAGACCACAAAGAGCTACTGACCCCTTGCATGCACTCTTTGGCAAAATTAGGCAGCTGGGTCTTCCCTTTGAAACCTCCGAAGACTGATGCGATTATTACGCGACCAGTAAACAACTCCATTGGATGTAGGGGAAGCATTTTTGGGCTTGTATGAATCCCCAATATCACAGTCAATCCCCAGCCCTGCTCATTCATGGGCCAATATTTGCTTAGTGAAAGAATTTTATTAACTCAGGgatacacattttttttcaagattctTTTTCACTAAGTTGATATGATTGGTATAAAAAAAGTagtgtattttttattatttttttaaaatttatataagtaGTGTcctatttgaaatattttgaaaacacaatgAATCGATAGTGTGGTGAATGAAACTTGAGAATTCTGGATTTATGATGTTTTTTAAgttcatcaaatccaccacttgGATGTTGCGGAATGCGGAAGGGACAAAAAGTAGTGTACGTTGACAAGTTTTGAATAAGTTATGAACATAAAATGTTTGGCTTTCCTTTAGTGCTTTGGGCACAAAAATGACACGATCTTGACATGTATTTTGAAATAAACACATGTTAGTCTTGTGTCCCATTTTGTACACATAAGGAAATTGtctttagaaaaaagaaaaaaaagaaaaagaaaaaggagaggtGTGAGCGTTGCTAAAAGACAAATTGAATATGAGATCCAAATTAGCAGTACAAATAGTgaaaagttttatgttttggtcAAACAATTGAGTggaataaaacaaaaaggaagtTTAATAAAAGGCACCTCATGTGTAGATAAGAAGGCCTCCCGCAAAACCTCCGAGATTCCTGCACACTCGAAGCTGTAGTCAACCCCTCCACCTGTCATTTCCCTTATACACTGCGACCACAATCAAGCattctcattttttaatttttattgaacttcTCGTACTCTTTTGTTGGTTCGTTTTTGGATGGTGATGAAATACAAGTTTGTGGTCTTGAATTCTACACTTAACTCAAGAAATAGttaagataaaaaatttagtttgtGATTATAGTAATTCACTAACCTCATGAACTGGCTTCTCAAAATCCCTTGGATTAATAGTGTCTGTGATTCCCATGGCTCGCCCTATacatcacatgcacacacagcGTAAACTACAAATTTGTGGGGATGAAACTTTCCACGATTAATCGATTATTATGATAAAACACCATCATCATTATTTGTACAATTTAGCACAAAACATAGAGCAATCAGCAATTCACTTCGTGAATAACAAAGTAGTGAGATACAAACTATGTTTGTACCAAGAAAGTATTCAAGTTAGTAAGCACCTTTGGTGAATTTGTTGGGATTGATATCAAcaccaattatttttgttgctCCTCGTGCTCGTGCTCCTTCAGCAACCTGCAccatatttttaattgtattagTTTTAGGATTTTGTTAATGAGTTTCATAAAAGTACAAATTGACATGCATTTAATATCTTATTATTAGATgctcttttatatatttaagatataaaatcaaatttttcataaattaatattataaaaaaaaaaaaaatgtttgtatgGCAGATGCAATTATAGCTAGTAATAAAGAACTTGTTTTTTGGATAGCAATGGAGGAGTGTCTTTTAGTAAAATGTGCCTCATTAAGTGAAAAATTAGTATTCATCTAATGATGCGATTTTGATTCATATTAATATGTAACTtactcccattaaaaaaaaagtgtaacttACAGCGAGTCCCACGGCACCTAAACCAAAAATTGCCACGGTTGACCCAGCCTTAACATTGGCAATATTCCATGCTGCTCCAACTCCTTGATCAAGTTCCAAGAATTTCGCATGTCAAAACAAATCACAGCAGAAGTGAGAGATTTCAAACTACTGGTTTGTAAGCCTAATTGCAGGCTATGAATATATTACTGAATAATATTTAGATTACCAAAGTTTCGAATaattacttgtattttttttttttttataacttataaTGAATACTGAATGGTACTtatgtaaatattttaatagtgacaagaaattttaaattcttttacaCTGTTAGAACTTGTGAGATTTAACTTTTTGTGAAACCTAGTTATGTGATATTAATTCTtcaacttttttactttttctttatgtgAGATTTTTACTCACATATGTATATCTagcattattataaaaatgtattttctttattatttatcgGATTGGATATTATAagaccttctctctctctatatatataacttttttattttttctttatgtaaAAATTTCACACATATGTATACCTAGTATTATCATACAaagatttaatttctttattcatttaaaGTTGCCCAaaacgtctttttttttttttttaatattaaatatatttttaaactttttatttattttttcttttacataaatttttcaCTTACATATGCATACTAGTATTATTGTACAatgatttaatttctttattaatttaaagcTGCACATAACGTCATGTTGTTTTAAATGGAGATAACTTGATTTTATGAtgaaacttatttatttatttatatattaatatgtaCGTATAGCATAGAGGTATACATAATATCGTAcacttatattaattattattcataaaataagattttaaaagaGGTGATATCGTATGTATCTTGACATTGGAGACAAATTGATGTTTATCAATTATCATAAATGGGAAGATCCTCGAGTCTCATAAAAGGCACGTGGCAACTATTATACAAAGCCACcacacataaacacacacacatagaggtGTGATTCTTAGTTCTTACCTGTAGAAACACCGCAGCTTAGCAATGTCATCGTTTTGAGAGAAGCATCAGGGTCAATCTTGACGACGCAAGCAGACTCAACCACTGTGTACTCACTGAAAGTTGAGGTGTTGAGAAAATGGAAGATGGGTTTTCCTTCTTTACACGAAAACCTACTCTTGCCATCATTGACCATCACAGTCATGAATGGGTTTACTCCAGCTCTCTCACACATGTTAGTTTTCTCACACTTGCAGTACAGGCAATCCCCACACTCTCCGTTGAAAATTGGAACAACATGGTCCCCTTTTTTTATGTCCATTACACCTTCACCTACGCTCTCAACAATCCTGCAACCAAAGATTGTGTCCAAAAAAGTTGATCTAGTTGTACTTGTCCAAAAGTTGACCGGATGCAAACTCAGATCACATGCTTTGATAGATATTATGATAAATTATCACTTATTCTTTAAACCTTAAGTTGTTAAGagattaatttaataatttaccCATTATCCAAATAAAAATCCTCTTTTCAATCTAGTATTTATAACATGTCAAATATAAAAAGTCATGTATGATAGTTACCATTGATAAAACTTGAATAATAAAACTGGACagtggatttttattttccttattttaaacTAATCATAAAACACAGGAGGCTAGATaggcaaaaagttttcaaagtGATTTCTTATACAATGAATATGGATAATATATAGCATGTTGATTGTTGAAGCCATGAGATCATGGTGTCTTACCCGGAAGCTTCATGGCCAAGAATTCGAGGGTACGCTCGCTGAGCTTCATTCTTCAACAAATAACGAGGATTGTGCCAGAAGTCAGAGAGAATTAATCTAAATTGGTGCATTCAAATTATATTATAGATAAAGTTGTTGAATGTCGGTTTGACATGTATATACTAATACATACCTCCCCTTGCCAAGCGCTGAGATCTGTATGACATATTGAAGTAAAGAGGATCTTGATCCGAACCTCCATTTTCTGAGGGGGATCCACTCTCACTTCTTCTATCACAAATGGCTCACCCGGACCCCATGTAATAGCAGCTTCAAACCCAccatacaaaatgaaaatgagcactattataaatcaataatgattgtgcaaagagagagagagaacacgtATGATAGCTGAACCTCTTACCTTTGCAGGTGATGACCTTCCCTGTTGTCTCACTTGGGTTGCGCAAACCATTTTCCATCTTTCTCTCAATGTTGTAGTATTAGCTAATATTGCTGATCACCAGCTTGCACAGGAATTTGTATGATGCTTCTTCTGGCTCTTTGTTTTGCTTATTAATTTGTTCCTTAAATTCTTGTGGCACCAACACCACTATCCCTGACTctgattttataattaatatcaaGAAATGAATCCACTAGGTTACGATAGAGTCGGTCGAGCTTGTGAATTACATTACCAGTAGGGGCAATATTGACCGATAagatttaaagtttttttttttttttttttttttttttttttttttttttttagagcagCAAGAAGCTTTCGGTGACATATCACATACGGGTACGGCATGGGAGGGCGCAGCAGAGTAGGcctaatattaaatttatttctaaCTAATGGATCGGTAATACGTGcatagaaaaatttaaaataatatattttttgtcaattttaatttttttctaaatgtgaaatttaataattaccttagttattaataaatatttattatactAACTAATGTGTAACCTATACATACACAtgaatacatttaaaattaaacaaattttttttcataaaaatataaagaagtaatcaaattattttttaaaaaggtaaAGGTAAGTAGTCACATGTTAAAATTCTTAcccaaatttaatattatttatgataatttttttttctaatttttaataagatataaCATGTGGTGATCTTtgttgtgtggtgatttttattgagtatatgtgattgattatttatttatttaaattttatagtttatcaATATTAGACTCTTAGTGTTTTGCACTAATTAACTCACTagacataaaaattaaaaaacttaggtggaaacatgacacaaaattagttgacaattgaattctaatttggaatctaattgaattcctTTTAAGCTTtgactttaattatatatatagattgtgTTTATATATGAAACTATAATTCTACATTATGCatttattattaggaaaaagtTAATGAATACTTTAAGAGCAttgatttattaaatatttttaaaattttttatgggaaaagaaaaaatttaccgatttttttgatagaattttatatttttaataaaaatggtattaaaagttttctaaaatgtTTCATTAACAAATGTCCTAAAGACATCTGTTAAAAAGAACCCTTATTATCATTATGTCTGTATATGGAATTATGTAGTCTaccatataaagaaaatatgtcgtatggagattttaatgacgagtttaaatatataattaaatttaaattcaataaaaaaatattttagaataatGACATTAAATTATGATACCTTCTCAAAAGCTTATGTgacacaataaataaataaatatatatacaccaaATATGTGACATACTATTAATTATGAAGTTaattaagtgtgcgtttggcaaaaatttttttccaacttattttattattcagcttatttttgttctattaATGAGTCCCATTGcaatttttaatactattcatgggtcccactgaACAATTTTAGGTAActcttacttttatttacagtactttcaataaaatttttttagttttaacaaaataagcgtATCCCAAATGAACTCTAAAAGTCAAATGactttagttttatatatattatagatttttttaggTATTGTACATTAGATTATCTAGTTAAATTTAAATAGATCATatggttaaatttaattattgttaaTTAAAGATAGATTATAACATATTGATCAATGTAATTAcataattgatttaattaagaAATCCAAGTTACAATAATTAACTGTGCCTAAATTTTAGCAGCGATATTTCCTTGTCATTGACTCCTTTTTGTTTACTCCTTCCTTCATTTTCAACTATGTCATTTTGTCCAAAACAAACGGTGCTAATCTATCTAtaattcccattaaaaaaaaaaagaaaaaagaaaaaagaaatgctaacaagtgcccttagggcattagttaataatccattttaagaaaattttgacattacttttatggaaaataaaaaaagttatcaaaatattaatttttttttcattaaaactttctttaattaaattgtTAACCAAAGTACACTCGTTTGCAtgatcttaaatatatatatatatatatatatctttaattATTAAGTCAATGCTCCGTagttttctccaaaaaaaaaaaaaaaaagtcaatgcTCCGTAATTTCATGGAGAAGCAGGCCATatcaaaaagataaagaaaCCGTACACGCTTCTCCCATTTAGTATGGtaacatttttttagaagaatttatTATATTAACTTGATGGAACATAATCTCGGTTTTATTGAACAAATAGAGTTTTCATATAGTAATTTATATGACAATTTTGCACGATTTATTTGAAAGAATGTAATtttcgaaatattttttatttagtcaaACAGAATTAAAATACAAAGCTTGCAGGCAAGTGGTAACAATGACGAACTGAAACTACAACTTCAAAAGCGACATGCTAATTAAATACTGAACCGTAGATCTATATATATACGGAAGCACAATAATATCATGTTGAAAGTAATATTAAAGCAAAGTAGAACCAGCCAAGAATGCGGTATTGCAGTTATAATTAAGGTAACTTAAAAGCAGTAGTAAAGCAGTAGAACCAGTCAAGCAGTATATATGAAagcaattaaaatttagaaCCGTCCAATATGACGGTAGCAACAAGTAGTATAataaactgaaaattgaaaatacttgttattgaaaatagaataaaacacttacagtagtagtagtggtTACAAGATTGAAACAGTTTAACAGCTTAATAGTTACAAGGCTTGGAACTAGTTCTAGTTATAAGGTTGTAGGGATAGTAGTAGGAAATCCTAAGTTGGAAACAAGGAACTCTCTCTAGAGAAAGGCTTCTAAAAGAAAGAAGTTCTGAAGaaagaattatttttaacaacatgtttaatagactctctagaatcttctgtgagatatgaatcccaccatccacgaagagtaccaAAAAAACCAGTAGCAAGGTCAACAATTTCAGGGTGATCAAGATTATGATTATTAATATAAGCAATTccaaccatagacatatgactcattttattaatgattt is a genomic window of Quercus lobata isolate SW786 chromosome 2, ValleyOak3.0 Primary Assembly, whole genome shotgun sequence containing:
- the LOC115977935 gene encoding alcohol dehydrogenase-like 4 isoform X1, which codes for MENGLRNPSETTGKVITCKAAITWGPGEPFVIEEVRVDPPQKMEVRIKILFTSICHTDLSAWQGENEAQRAYPRILGHEASGIVESVGEGVMDIKKGDHVVPIFNGECGDCLYCKCEKTNMCERAGVNPFMTVMVNDGKSRFSCKEGKPIFHFLNTSTFSEYTVVESACVVKIDPDASLKTMTLLSCGVSTGVGAAWNIANVKAGSTVAIFGLGAVGLAVAEGARARGATKIIGVDINPNKFTKGRAMGITDTINPRDFEKPVHECIREMTGGGVDYSFECAGISEVLREAFLSTHEGWGLTVILGIHTSPKMLPLHPMELFTGRVIIASVFGGFKGKTQLPNFAKECMQGVVNLEEFITHELPFEKINEAFQLLIDGKSVRCMLHL
- the LOC115977935 gene encoding alcohol dehydrogenase-like 4 isoform X2, with amino-acid sequence MENGLRNPSETTGKVITCKAAITWGPGEPFVIEEVRVDPPQKMEVRIKILFTSICHTDLSAWQGENEAQRAYPRILGHEASGIVESVGEGVMDIKKGDHVVPIFNGECGDCLYCKCEKTNMCERAGVNPFMTVMVNDGKSRFSCKEGKPIFHFLNTSTFSEYTVVESACVVKIDPDASLKTMTLLSCGVSTGVGAAWNIANVKAGSTVAIFGLGAVGLAVAEGARARGATKIIGVDINPNKFTKGRAMGITDTINPRDFEKPVHECIREMTGGGVDYSFECAGISEVLREAFLSTHEVVNLEEFITHELPFEKINEAFQLLIDGKSVRCMLHL